The following proteins are co-located in the Fusobacteriaceae bacterium genome:
- a CDS encoding lysophospholipid acyltransferase family protein, with product MNEKRKYRVIGGILFCILKILALTLRMKIIDESSADLNERGYIVSFWHRRLLIPVLATRARFARRAVLVSPSKDGELISVALEKMGFVTIRGSSGENSVYGLMGLMRHIKRGYSIGTPLDGPRGPAESAKPGLLYIAEKTGSPVLPLGGAYKRKLTLKKTWDRFQIPLPFSKAVCIIGRPILPADEADLEALTLRTQEAITALDARAERYLAEN from the coding sequence ATGAATGAAAAAAGAAAGTACCGGGTGATCGGTGGAATTTTGTTTTGTATTCTGAAAATTCTTGCCCTGACCCTCAGAATGAAAATTATCGACGAATCGTCGGCGGACCTCAACGAAAGGGGCTATATCGTCTCCTTTTGGCACAGGAGGCTCCTGATCCCGGTTCTCGCTACCCGCGCCCGCTTTGCGCGGCGCGCCGTTCTCGTGAGTCCTTCCAAAGACGGGGAGCTGATCTCGGTGGCCCTTGAGAAGATGGGCTTTGTCACGATCCGGGGCTCTTCGGGGGAAAATTCCGTCTACGGCCTCATGGGGCTCATGCGACACATCAAAAGGGGATACAGCATAGGGACCCCCCTGGACGGGCCCAGAGGTCCGGCTGAATCGGCCAAACCGGGGCTCCTCTATATCGCGGAAAAGACCGGTAGCCCCGTTCTCCCGCTGGGCGGCGCCTACAAAAGAAAACTGACGCTGAAAAAGACCTGGGACCGCTTCCAGATTCCGCTACCCTTTAGCAAGGCGGTCTGTATCATCGGGAGACCCATTCTCCCCGCAGATGAGGCCGATCTCGAAGCGCTGACCCTCAGGACCCAGGAGGCCATCACGGCCTTGGACGCCCGGGCGGAGCGGTATTTGGCGGAAAATTGA
- the metG gene encoding methionine--tRNA ligase codes for MSKSFFITTPIYYVNGDPHVGTAYTTIACDTLARYKKIMGYDVRFLTGTDEHGQKVEETAKEKGYTPIEWCDIMVPRFKAMWKLLNIDYDDFIRTTEERHIKSVQKIMNLVWEKGDIYLGEYEGKYCVSCETFVPENQIVGDDCCPSCGKKLRLIKEESYFFRMSKYQERLLQYIDEHPDFILPRSKRNEVIQFVKQGLQDLSISRNTFTWGIPITFAPGHITYVWFDALVNYITAVGYENNPEMFKKYWTIGQHCNMVGKDIIRFHAIIWPCILFAAGEEPPTSVIAHGWWTSEGEKMSKSRGNVVDPYEETKIYGVDAFRYYMLREVQFGNDGDYSTDSIITRFNAELSNDLGNLLNRSLGMYHKYFGGVVAQGGPAAPIEEEIYALWDECLQEYEENMDIAQFSKALESIWRFIGRLNKYIDETAPWILAKDAAQKERLATVMNTLVNALYKIALVIYPFMPETGQKIRRQLGVAADIKADRVENLKGWALLATGHQLGKPEPIFPRLDREEVWKLKKSKEFNPDLVIDNAIDIDDFKKVELRVAEILEATPVEGSNKLLKFKVSFGDHIRQIVSGIAKYYPEPAALVGKKVLAVANLKTVKLKGELSQGMFLCTEDKKNGIRLIEAGADIELDATIS; via the coding sequence ATGAGCAAAAGTTTTTTTATCACAACGCCGATTTACTACGTCAACGGCGACCCCCATGTGGGGACCGCCTACACCACCATCGCCTGCGACACGCTGGCGAGATACAAGAAAATCATGGGTTATGACGTCCGCTTCCTGACGGGGACCGACGAACACGGGCAAAAGGTCGAAGAGACCGCGAAAGAAAAGGGCTATACGCCCATCGAGTGGTGCGATATTATGGTGCCGCGTTTCAAGGCCATGTGGAAGCTTCTCAACATCGACTATGACGACTTTATCCGGACCACGGAGGAACGCCATATCAAGTCCGTGCAAAAGATCATGAATCTCGTCTGGGAAAAAGGCGACATCTATCTCGGCGAATACGAGGGGAAATACTGCGTATCCTGCGAGACCTTCGTCCCGGAAAACCAGATTGTCGGCGACGACTGCTGCCCCAGCTGCGGCAAAAAACTCCGGCTCATCAAGGAAGAATCCTATTTTTTCCGTATGTCCAAATATCAGGAACGGCTGCTCCAATACATCGACGAGCACCCGGACTTCATCCTGCCCCGCTCCAAGCGGAACGAAGTCATCCAGTTTGTCAAACAGGGCCTGCAGGATCTGTCCATCTCCCGAAATACCTTTACCTGGGGGATCCCGATTACCTTCGCGCCCGGACACATCACCTACGTCTGGTTTGACGCCCTCGTGAACTACATCACGGCCGTCGGCTATGAAAACAATCCGGAAATGTTCAAAAAATACTGGACAATCGGCCAGCATTGCAACATGGTCGGCAAGGACATCATCCGCTTCCACGCGATCATCTGGCCCTGCATCCTCTTCGCGGCCGGAGAGGAGCCGCCCACAAGCGTCATCGCCCACGGCTGGTGGACCTCCGAAGGGGAGAAGATGTCCAAGTCCCGGGGCAATGTCGTCGATCCCTATGAAGAGACGAAAATCTACGGCGTCGACGCTTTCCGCTATTACATGCTCAGGGAAGTGCAGTTCGGAAACGACGGCGATTATTCCACAGACAGCATTATTACACGATTCAACGCCGAACTCTCCAATGATCTGGGCAATCTCCTGAACCGGAGCCTCGGCATGTACCACAAATATTTCGGCGGCGTCGTGGCCCAGGGCGGCCCCGCGGCGCCCATTGAAGAGGAAATTTACGCCCTCTGGGACGAATGCCTACAGGAATATGAGGAAAACATGGATATCGCCCAGTTTTCCAAGGCCCTCGAAAGCATCTGGCGCTTTATCGGTCGCCTGAATAAATATATCGACGAGACCGCGCCCTGGATTTTGGCGAAAGACGCCGCCCAAAAAGAACGGCTGGCTACGGTCATGAACACCCTCGTCAACGCTCTGTACAAGATCGCTCTTGTCATTTACCCCTTTATGCCCGAAACCGGCCAGAAAATCCGGCGCCAGCTGGGCGTCGCGGCCGACATCAAAGCCGATCGCGTCGAAAACCTCAAGGGCTGGGCGCTCCTTGCGACCGGTCATCAATTGGGCAAGCCCGAACCGATTTTCCCGCGCCTTGACCGGGAAGAGGTCTGGAAGCTCAAAAAATCCAAAGAATTCAACCCGGATCTTGTGATCGACAATGCGATCGATATCGACGACTTCAAGAAAGTGGAGCTCCGCGTCGCGGAAATCCTTGAGGCGACCCCTGTGGAAGGCTCCAACAAGCTGCTCAAATTCAAGGTGAGCTTCGGGGACCACATCCGGCAGATTGTCTCGGGCATCGCGAAATATTATCCCGAACCCGCGGCCCTGGTGGGGAAAAAAGTCCTTGCCGTAGCGAACCTCAAAACGGTCAAACTCAAGGGGGAATTGTCCCAGGGCATGTTTCTCTGTACGGAAGACAAAAAGAACGGCATTCGCCTGATCGAGGCCGGAGCGGACATCGAACTGGACGCCACAATCAGCTGA
- a CDS encoding DMT family transporter, producing MLDKLKFILVMAIFGTVGLFVRNIDLEPGEISFYRCVIAMVIITTIVLVKRRGDWRVPLHGQWILILASGFVLGLNWMFLFAAYKYTTISNGVLCYYMAPVFVLILSPPILKEKVPLRKYIFVVTALVGMGFLVGANLRDMNGRHLTGIGFGILAAAFYAGLIILIKKIKKIPSLESTMFQFISAVITMFPYIYMTYGIRVFRAEARSVIWLLMLGVLHTGLCYISYFALLQKLKSDVIAIYSYMDPIVSILLSIVLLHDRLSALQIIGGILILGSTFLSEISGQGSKEFSS from the coding sequence ATGCTCGACAAACTGAAATTCATCCTCGTGATGGCCATATTCGGGACCGTGGGGCTCTTTGTGCGCAACATCGATCTTGAGCCCGGGGAAATCTCCTTTTACCGCTGCGTGATCGCCATGGTCATCATTACGACCATCGTTCTCGTCAAACGCCGCGGCGACTGGCGCGTCCCCCTGCACGGACAGTGGATTTTGATCCTGGCCTCGGGCTTCGTCCTGGGGCTCAACTGGATGTTTTTGTTCGCGGCCTACAAATACACGACCATCTCAAACGGGGTGCTCTGCTACTATATGGCGCCGGTCTTTGTGCTGATCCTGTCGCCGCCGATCTTAAAGGAAAAAGTCCCCCTGCGCAAGTATATTTTTGTCGTGACGGCTCTTGTCGGCATGGGCTTTCTCGTCGGGGCCAATCTGAGGGACATGAACGGGCGGCATTTGACGGGAATCGGTTTCGGGATCCTCGCGGCGGCCTTTTACGCGGGGCTCATCATTTTGATCAAAAAAATCAAAAAAATCCCCAGTCTCGAATCAACCATGTTCCAGTTTATCTCGGCGGTCATCACCATGTTTCCGTATATTTATATGACCTACGGGATACGGGTGTTCCGGGCGGAAGCGCGGTCCGTGATCTGGTTGCTGATGCTGGGGGTTTTGCATACGGGGCTTTGCTATATTTCCTACTTTGCGCTGCTGCAAAAACTCAAAAGCGACGTGATCGCCATCTACAGCTATATGGACCCCATCGTATCCATACTGCTGTCCATCGTCCTGCTCCACGACCGCTTGAGCGCGCTCCAGATCATCGGGGGGATCCTGATCCTGGGCTCGACGTTTTTGTCGGAGATCAGCGGACAAGGTTCCAAGGAATTTTCTTCCTAA
- a CDS encoding DUF1015 family protein — translation MAVVKAFAAVRPRPDLASRIAALPYDVYNTEEARTVLEKEPLSFLGIDRAEAQFDPERNMDPYSPEVYEKAHDTLWGMIARGEFVSDEQPAYYIYRLTMKGRSQTGIVGCSSVEDYEKNVILKHENTLREKEQDRIVHIDTLNAQTGPIFLAYPRHEGLADIVARETAKEPLYDFTSDDGIRHAVWKIGDIDRVIAIREAFLEIPHTYIADGHHRAASAVRVAEERRKANKRHTGREEYNYFLSVLFPDDELLIMDYNRVVKDLNGLSEREFLAKIAADFPVESVEADPVKPDKKGIIGMYLGGKWYRLAISDKIKSADPVKGLDVSILQDHLLTPVLGIGDPKTDKRIAFVGGIRGLSELERRVQTDMKIAFAMYPTSIAELFATADAGLLMPPKSTWFEPKLRSGLFIHNI, via the coding sequence ATGGCAGTGGTAAAAGCATTTGCGGCCGTCCGGCCGAGGCCGGACCTGGCGTCCCGTATCGCCGCGCTCCCCTATGACGTCTACAATACCGAAGAAGCGAGAACTGTCCTTGAAAAAGAACCCTTGTCTTTTTTGGGTATTGACAGGGCCGAGGCGCAGTTTGACCCGGAACGGAATATGGATCCCTACAGTCCCGAGGTTTACGAAAAAGCCCATGACACGCTGTGGGGCATGATCGCCCGGGGAGAATTTGTCTCCGACGAGCAACCGGCTTATTATATTTACCGGCTGACGATGAAGGGCCGGAGCCAGACCGGCATCGTGGGTTGCTCCTCCGTGGAGGATTATGAGAAAAACGTGATCCTGAAACACGAAAATACGCTCCGGGAAAAGGAGCAAGACAGGATCGTCCACATCGACACGCTGAACGCCCAGACGGGACCGATTTTTTTGGCGTACCCGCGCCATGAGGGGCTCGCGGACATTGTCGCCCGGGAGACCGCCAAAGAACCGCTCTACGACTTTACGAGCGACGACGGGATCCGACACGCCGTGTGGAAGATCGGCGATATCGACAGAGTTATCGCGATCCGGGAGGCTTTTCTGGAGATCCCCCACACCTATATCGCCGACGGTCACCACCGGGCGGCAAGCGCCGTTCGGGTCGCCGAAGAGCGAAGAAAAGCAAATAAGCGCCATACGGGGCGCGAGGAATACAACTATTTTCTGTCGGTATTGTTTCCCGACGACGAACTTTTGATTATGGACTACAATCGGGTCGTCAAGGACTTGAACGGACTTTCCGAAAGGGAATTTTTGGCGAAGATCGCCGCGGATTTTCCTGTGGAATCCGTGGAGGCCGATCCCGTGAAGCCCGATAAAAAAGGGATCATCGGCATGTACCTCGGCGGAAAATGGTATCGCCTGGCGATTTCCGACAAGATCAAATCCGCTGACCCCGTCAAGGGTCTCGACGTTTCTATTTTGCAGGATCACCTGCTGACGCCGGTCTTAGGCATAGGCGACCCCAAGACCGACAAGCGCATTGCCTTCGTGGGCGGGATCCGAGGCCTTTCGGAACTGGAACGACGGGTTCAGACCGATATGAAAATCGCCTTCGCCATGTATCCGACGTCCATCGCGGAGCTCTTCGCGACCGCCGACGCCGGTCTTCTGATGCCGCCCAAATCCACGTGGTTTGAGCCGAAACTGCGGAGCGGGCTTTTTATTCACAATATTTAG
- a CDS encoding phosphoglycerate dehydrogenase: MFRYRCLNPISQLGLRLFTEKYRENAENADVILVRSAEMKDFPFDESLLAVARAGAGVNNIPVDRCSEAGIVVFNTPGANANGVKELVLSGLLLASRDILGGVRWALSEKDNPDLEKLTEKQKKNFAGYEIQDKKLGVIGLGAVGVLVANAAISLGMQVYGYDPYMSVDAAWNLNKSTTHVKDIHYIFTNCDFITVHVPLLPETKHLINKETIDLMKPGVVILNYARGPLVNSADMAEALRSGKVRKYLSDFPEAEILAEPNAIVTPHLGASTEESEDNCAMMAVREVMDFLENGNIKNSVNLPDCDMGVPTRDGRVSIVYKNVKNMISQFTGTLGDSGINIDNMLNKSKGNYAYCMFDLDSPAEADVIEKIKKIPGVFKVRVIK; the protein is encoded by the coding sequence ATGTTTCGCTATCGTTGTTTAAACCCCATTTCCCAGCTGGGGCTGCGTCTGTTTACGGAAAAATATCGGGAAAACGCCGAAAACGCCGACGTGATCCTTGTGCGGAGCGCCGAAATGAAGGACTTTCCCTTCGATGAATCGTTGCTTGCCGTGGCCAGAGCCGGGGCGGGCGTAAACAATATCCCCGTTGACCGCTGTTCGGAAGCCGGGATCGTCGTCTTCAATACGCCGGGGGCCAACGCCAACGGCGTCAAGGAACTGGTTTTGAGCGGCTTGCTTTTAGCGTCCCGGGACATCCTCGGCGGCGTCCGTTGGGCCCTTTCGGAAAAAGACAACCCCGATCTGGAAAAATTGACAGAAAAACAGAAAAAGAACTTCGCGGGTTATGAGATCCAGGACAAAAAACTGGGCGTGATCGGTCTGGGAGCCGTCGGGGTCCTCGTGGCCAACGCCGCCATCAGTCTCGGGATGCAAGTCTACGGCTACGATCCCTATATGTCCGTCGACGCGGCCTGGAACCTCAACAAGAGCACAACCCACGTGAAGGATATCCATTATATCTTTACGAATTGCGATTTCATCACAGTCCATGTGCCGCTTTTGCCCGAAACGAAGCATTTGATCAACAAAGAAACGATAGACCTCATGAAACCGGGCGTTGTGATATTGAATTACGCGAGAGGCCCTCTCGTCAATTCCGCCGATATGGCGGAAGCCCTGCGATCCGGGAAAGTCCGGAAATATCTCTCGGATTTTCCGGAAGCGGAAATTCTGGCCGAGCCCAACGCCATTGTGACGCCGCATTTGGGCGCGTCCACGGAAGAATCCGAAGACAACTGCGCCATGATGGCCGTCCGGGAAGTCATGGATTTTCTCGAAAACGGGAACATCAAAAATTCCGTGAATCTGCCCGATTGCGATATGGGCGTCCCCACAAGGGACGGGCGCGTTTCCATCGTTTACAAGAACGTAAAAAACATGATCAGCCAGTTTACGGGAACCTTGGGCGATTCCGGCATCAACATCGACAACATGCTGAACAAAAGCAAAGGAAACTACGCCTACTGCATGTTTGACCTCGATTCCCCGGCGGAAGCTGACGTCATTGAGAAAATCAAAAAAATCCCGGGCGTTTTCAAGGTCCGCGTGATTAAATAA
- the serC gene encoding 3-phosphoserine/phosphohydroxythreonine transaminase: MERIYNFSAGPAMLPAEVLETAAAEMLNYKGSGMSVMEMSHRSKVFENILHEAEKDIRELMNIPDNYDVLFLQGGGHLQFSMVPMNLLKHGVADYIVTGAWSKKAFEEAKIFGDIRKIASSEDKNYSYVPDLTDLAVSPEADYVYVCENETIHGNKMWKLPDTKGKILVSDISSCFLSEPVDVAKYGLLFGGVQKNVGPAGMVITIIRKDLVTEQTLPGTPTMLKYKIHADNDSLYNTPNCWCIYLCGLVFKWLKKLGGLAAMRAINEEKAKLLYDVLEESKVFHGTVAPKDRSLMNVVFVTGNKDLDEKFVKEAKAAGFENLKGHRSVGGMRASIYNAMPTEGVKALAAFMKKFEAENQ; encoded by the coding sequence GTGGAAAGAATTTATAATTTTTCGGCGGGACCGGCCATGCTGCCGGCGGAGGTCCTGGAAACCGCCGCCGCCGAAATGCTGAATTACAAGGGAAGCGGCATGTCCGTCATGGAAATGAGCCACAGATCCAAAGTTTTTGAGAATATCCTGCACGAGGCGGAAAAAGACATCCGGGAGCTCATGAATATACCGGACAATTATGATGTACTTTTCCTGCAGGGGGGCGGCCATCTGCAATTTTCCATGGTCCCCATGAATCTCCTGAAGCACGGGGTCGCCGATTACATCGTGACTGGCGCCTGGTCCAAAAAAGCTTTCGAGGAAGCGAAAATCTTTGGGGACATTCGGAAAATCGCCTCTTCGGAGGATAAAAACTACAGTTATGTGCCGGATCTGACCGATCTCGCGGTATCTCCCGAAGCCGACTACGTCTATGTCTGCGAAAATGAGACGATCCACGGCAACAAGATGTGGAAGCTGCCCGATACCAAGGGAAAAATCCTCGTTTCGGATATTTCCTCCTGTTTCCTGTCGGAGCCCGTCGACGTCGCGAAATACGGATTGCTGTTCGGGGGCGTCCAAAAAAACGTGGGTCCCGCGGGGATGGTTATTACCATAATCCGGAAGGATCTCGTGACGGAGCAAACGCTCCCGGGGACGCCCACCATGCTCAAGTACAAGATCCACGCCGATAACGACTCCCTGTACAATACGCCCAACTGCTGGTGTATCTATCTCTGCGGGCTCGTCTTCAAATGGCTCAAAAAACTGGGCGGACTGGCGGCCATGAGAGCCATCAACGAGGAAAAAGCGAAGCTTCTCTACGATGTCTTGGAGGAAAGCAAGGTTTTTCATGGAACTGTCGCGCCCAAAGACCGGTCGTTGATGAACGTGGTCTTCGTGACCGGAAATAAAGATCTGGACGAAAAATTTGTCAAAGAGGCCAAAGCCGCCGGATTTGAAAATCTCAAGGGACATCGTTCCGTGGGCGGCATGCGGGCCAGCATCTATAACGCCATGCCGACGGAAGGGGTCAAAGCCCTCGCGGCCTTTATGAAAAAATTCGAAGCAGAAAATCAATAG
- a CDS encoding valine--tRNA ligase: MEMEKQYSPRDIEEKWYKIWEEKKYFSGLMTPGKEHYSIVIPPPNVTGILHMGHVLNNCIQDTLIRYKRMCGYNTLWVPGCDHAGIATQNKVERKLADEGKTKEEVGRDKFIEMTWEWKEKHGGIINQQLRMLGASLDWDRERFTMDEGLSHAVRAIFVDLYNEGLVYKGEYMVNWCPRCGTALSDDEVEHTEEEGHLWYVRYPVKDSEEFLTVATTRPETMLGDTALAVHPEDPRFAHLVGKTVILPLVGREIPVIADSYVDREFGTGALKITPAHDPNDFEVGKRHNLPVISMNTADGKVTADYPAYAGMSMGDARKAVVRDLEGGNYLVKTEAHTHNVGHCYRCDTVVEPRVSMQWFVKMRPLADVALAAVQDGRIEIIPKRWEKVYYNWLNNIRDWCISRQLWWGHRIPAWYGPDKAMFVATEEKEAIEMAKKHYGKDVPLVQEEDVLDTWFSSGLWPFSTLGWPERTKELATFYPTSVLVTGADILFFWVARMIMLGMYEMKDVPFRHVFLHGIVRDEQGRKMSKSLGNSPDPIDIIHEHGADAMRFAMIYNTSPGQDVRWSVKLLDMGKNFANKIWNASRFVLMNLEDFDIQNVKPEDIRYELVDKWILSRLNATAKEAAEKIDRYVLDESAKAVYEFLRGDFCDWYVEIAKARLYNKDESGKQSKLTAQVVLWTVLEAGLRLLHPYMPFITEEIWQRIKKGDGPTIMLEAYPVCDDAQVNPKIEKQFAYMEEVVSSLRNIRAEMGISPGKEANVRIKTADSEELDALRENETFIKSLARIGELTYGADIQKPAQSGFRVAKNSEVYMELAGLLNTEAEVKKLEAEAAKVQKELEKINVKLADERYLAKAPAQILERDRRIQKECQDKLDKIHENMKNFR; the protein is encoded by the coding sequence ATGGAGATGGAAAAGCAGTATTCACCGAGAGATATTGAAGAAAAATGGTATAAAATCTGGGAGGAGAAGAAATATTTTTCCGGGCTCATGACCCCGGGGAAGGAACATTATTCCATCGTGATCCCCCCGCCCAACGTGACCGGCATCCTGCATATGGGACACGTGCTGAACAACTGCATCCAGGACACCCTGATCCGATACAAGCGCATGTGCGGCTACAATACGCTGTGGGTGCCCGGCTGCGACCATGCCGGCATCGCGACCCAAAACAAAGTCGAGCGGAAACTGGCCGACGAGGGAAAAACGAAAGAAGAAGTGGGCCGGGATAAATTTATCGAAATGACCTGGGAATGGAAGGAAAAGCACGGCGGCATCATCAACCAGCAGCTGCGGATGCTGGGCGCGTCCCTGGACTGGGACCGGGAGCGATTTACTATGGACGAGGGGCTTTCCCACGCCGTTCGGGCTATTTTTGTTGACCTCTACAACGAAGGTCTCGTCTATAAGGGCGAATATATGGTCAACTGGTGCCCCCGCTGCGGCACGGCCCTCTCCGACGACGAAGTGGAGCATACGGAAGAGGAAGGACATCTCTGGTATGTGCGCTATCCGGTCAAGGATTCGGAGGAATTTCTGACGGTCGCCACGACCCGTCCCGAGACCATGCTGGGCGATACGGCCCTGGCCGTCCACCCCGAAGATCCGCGCTTTGCGCATCTCGTGGGGAAGACCGTGATTTTGCCGCTGGTGGGACGGGAGATCCCCGTAATCGCCGACAGTTACGTGGACAGGGAATTTGGTACCGGCGCCCTCAAAATCACCCCCGCCCATGATCCCAACGACTTTGAGGTCGGAAAACGGCACAATCTCCCCGTGATCTCCATGAATACGGCCGACGGGAAAGTCACGGCCGATTATCCCGCCTACGCGGGCATGTCCATGGGAGACGCGCGAAAAGCCGTCGTCCGGGATCTCGAAGGAGGAAACTACCTGGTCAAAACAGAAGCCCACACCCATAACGTGGGGCATTGTTATCGCTGCGACACCGTGGTAGAGCCCCGTGTATCCATGCAGTGGTTTGTAAAAATGCGTCCTCTGGCCGACGTGGCTCTGGCGGCCGTACAGGACGGACGGATTGAGATCATTCCCAAACGCTGGGAAAAAGTTTATTACAACTGGCTCAACAATATCCGGGACTGGTGTATTTCCCGGCAATTGTGGTGGGGGCACCGGATTCCCGCCTGGTACGGGCCGGACAAGGCCATGTTTGTGGCGACAGAAGAAAAAGAAGCCATAGAAATGGCGAAAAAGCACTATGGAAAAGACGTCCCCCTCGTACAGGAGGAAGATGTCCTCGATACCTGGTTTTCTTCGGGCCTGTGGCCCTTCTCGACGCTGGGCTGGCCCGAGCGGACAAAGGAACTGGCGACATTTTACCCGACCTCGGTCCTTGTGACCGGCGCCGATATTCTCTTTTTCTGGGTCGCCCGGATGATCATGCTCGGCATGTACGAAATGAAGGACGTGCCTTTCCGGCATGTGTTCCTGCACGGGATCGTCCGCGACGAGCAGGGGCGGAAAATGTCCAAGTCCCTCGGCAATTCCCCGGACCCCATCGACATCATCCACGAACACGGCGCCGACGCCATGCGTTTCGCCATGATCTACAACACCTCGCCGGGGCAGGACGTCCGCTGGAGCGTCAAGCTCCTCGATATGGGGAAGAATTTTGCCAACAAGATCTGGAACGCCTCCCGCTTTGTATTGATGAATCTTGAGGATTTTGATATTCAAAACGTGAAGCCCGAAGATATCCGCTATGAACTGGTGGACAAATGGATTTTGTCGAGGCTCAACGCCACCGCCAAAGAGGCGGCCGAAAAAATCGACCGCTATGTACTGGACGAGTCGGCCAAGGCTGTCTATGAGTTCCTGCGGGGGGATTTCTGCGACTGGTATGTGGAGATCGCCAAGGCGCGTCTCTATAATAAAGACGAGAGCGGAAAACAATCGAAGCTGACGGCCCAGGTTGTATTGTGGACCGTGCTTGAAGCGGGGCTCCGGCTGCTCCATCCCTATATGCCCTTCATTACGGAGGAAATCTGGCAGCGGATCAAAAAAGGCGACGGGCCGACGATCATGCTGGAAGCCTATCCGGTCTGCGACGACGCGCAAGTCAATCCCAAGATCGAAAAACAATTTGCCTATATGGAAGAGGTCGTGTCCTCCCTCCGGAATATCCGGGCGGAAATGGGGATTTCCCCGGGGAAGGAAGCCAATGTCCGGATCAAGACCGCCGATTCCGAGGAACTTGACGCCCTCAGAGAAAACGAGACCTTTATCAAAAGCCTTGCCCGGATCGGGGAACTGACTTACGGCGCGGATATCCAAAAGCCCGCCCAGAGCGGTTTCCGGGTCGCCAAAAATTCCGAGGTCTACATGGAATTGGCGGGACTTCTGAATACGGAAGCCGAGGTGAAAAAACTCGAGGCGGAAGCGGCCAAGGTGCAAAAAGAGCTGGAAAAAATCAACGTCAAACTGGCCGACGAGCGCTATCTGGCCAAGGCCCCGGCGCAGATTCTCGAAAGAGACAGAAGAATCCAGAAGGAATGTCAGGATAAACTCGACAAAATTCATGAAAATATGAAAAATTTCCGATAA
- the yihA gene encoding ribosome biogenesis GTP-binding protein YihA/YsxC produces the protein MTIKQADFVKSAVYPKDYPEALPFPEFAFVGRSNVGKSSLINSLAGRKKLAVTSKTPGRTQLINYFLINRQFYFVDLPGYGFAKVPKAMKQDWNRTINAYLLSARKKLIFLLLDIRRIPNEDDMEVLRWLKENEVPHRLIFTKVDKVSGNERTNSLREIGKKLQFERKDVFFHSSQSGYGKEKLLEEIETIVNNLQEMR, from the coding sequence ATGACAATCAAGCAGGCGGATTTTGTCAAATCCGCCGTCTATCCCAAAGATTACCCGGAAGCCTTACCTTTCCCGGAATTTGCCTTTGTGGGCCGCTCCAATGTCGGCAAATCCTCGCTGATCAACAGCCTCGCGGGCCGGAAAAAACTCGCGGTGACGAGCAAAACCCCGGGGCGGACCCAGCTGATCAATTATTTTCTGATCAACCGGCAATTTTATTTCGTGGACCTCCCGGGCTACGGCTTCGCCAAGGTCCCCAAGGCCATGAAGCAGGACTGGAACAGGACCATCAACGCCTATTTGCTGTCGGCGCGGAAAAAGCTGATTTTTTTGCTGCTGGATATCCGCCGGATACCCAATGAAGACGACATGGAAGTGCTGCGCTGGCTCAAGGAAAATGAGGTCCCCCACCGGCTCATCTTTACCAAGGTCGACAAGGTCTCGGGCAACGAGCGGACGAACAGTTTGCGGGAAATCGGGAAAAAACTACAATTCGAGCGGAAGGATGTGTTCTTTCATTCGTCGCAGAGCGGGTACGGAAAGGAAAAACTGTTGGAGGAAATCGAAACCATAGTGAATAATTTACAGGAGATGCGATAA